The following DNA comes from Pseudomonas sp. Tri1.
GGACACCACGGCCATGGTGACGAAGACGCCCATCAGCGTGTTCGCCAGGCTTTTGTCCGCAAGCTTGCCGCCGATGATATTGCCCAGGGTCAGGCCCAGGCCGATCAGCACCAATGTCCAGGTCACGCCACGGGGCGACACGCCGGTGACTTCACCCAGCAGCGGGGCGACGTAGGTGAACAGGGTGAACACCGAGGCGGAGAACAGCGCGGTCATGCTCAGGGACAACCACAGCCCTGCGCCCTTGAGGGCTACCAGTTCCGAACGCATGTCGAGTTTTTCTTCATCGCGCTTGGCCGGCAGGAAACGGATCAGGCCGATCAGGGCAATGACGCCGATGACGGTCACGGCCCAGAAAGTCGAGCGCCAGCCGGCTTCCTGACCCAACGCGGTGCCCAGCGGTACGCCGAGCACGTTGGCCAGGGTCAGGCCGGTGAACATCAGGGCCACGGCTGAGGCGCGCTTGTTGGGTGCCACCAGGCCGGCGGCCACCACCGAACCGATGCCGAAGAACGCGCCGTGGCACAGGGCGGTGACGACCCGGGCGAACATCAGTACGTTGTAGTCGCTGGCGATGGCGCAAAGCAGGTTGCCGACGATGAAAATCCCCATCAGCGCCACCAGGGCGGCCTTGCGCGGCAGTCGCGCGGTGGCCAGGGCCATGAACGGCGCACCGATGGCCACGCCCAAGGCGTATCCGGTCACCAGCCAACCGGCGCCGGGGATCGACACGCCCAGGTCGGCCGCCACATCGGGCAGCAGACCCATGATGACGAACTCGGTGGTGCCGATGGCGAAGGCGCTCAGGGCCAGGATGAGGAGTGAGAGGGGCATGATGGAGTCCTTGTCAGGTCAGAGCTCTTGGCTCATTTGCTTGAGGAATTGCTGGATCACTTCCTCGTTGCGTTTGAAAAAATGCCATTGACCGACCTTCTGGCTGGTGATCAGCCCCGCCCGTTGCAACACCGCCAAATGCGCAGACACCGTGGATTGCGACAGGCCGCAACGCTGGTCGATCTGTCCGGCGCAAATGCCGAATTCGTGGTTGTGCAGTTGTTCGGGAAACTGGACCTTGGGGTCTTTGAGCCAGTTGAGGATGTCTCGCCGTACTGGGTGTGCCAGGGCTTTTATTATTTCGTCGAGGTCAAGGGGCATTGGGGGCAGCTCGTGATGAGTAAAACGCTATATCGCGATGAGGCGAACCTTAAATCGTTATTTCGCGATATACAAATATGGATTCGATCTGAGGGGCGAACAAATCGCTATATCGGGTTATAACGATATGGGCGTGGCGGTGCTAAGCTGCCTGCCATGAATTATCTCGCGCACCTGCACCTCGGCGGCCCTGGCCGGGAACAACTGCTTGGCAGCCTCTATGGCGATTTCGTCAAAGGGCCGCTGCAAGGGCAATACGATCCGCAGATCGAAGCGGCGATAGCCCTGCATCGACGCATCGACATGTACACCGACCGCCATCCCTTGGTGGACAATGCCCTGTCGCGGTTTTCCACGGTGCGCCGGCGCTATGCCGGGATCGTGCTCGATGTGTTTTTCGACCATTGCCTGGCCCGGGACTGGAGGTTGTACGGCGATGGTCCGCTGGTGGATTTCACTTCTCGCGTGTATCAGGTGCTGACCAGTGAGCCACAGCTGCCGGGGCGCCTGGCGCAGATCGCGCCCTATATGGCGGCGGATGATTGGCTGGGTTCCTATCGGGAATTCGAGGTGCTTGGGCAGGTGCTTCGGGGAATCTCCAGGCGCCTGTCCCGGCCAGAAGAACTGGCGGGAGCGATGCAGGAGTTGATCAGGCTCTATGAGCCGTTGAGCGAAGATTTCCGGCTGTTCTACCCACAGCTTCAGGATTTTGCTCAAAGCCAAGTCACGCCGCAGGACTAATTGTGGGAGCGAGCTTGCTCGCGATAGCGGTGGTCCAGTCAACATCTCTGCTGAATGTTAAGCCGCTATCGCGAGCAAGCTCGCTCCCACAAGAGATTGCACAAGGTTGTCCGGATCAGGCCGCAATGGCAGCAGGCCGCATTGGGGCTTGCTGTTTCTCCGGGATCTCGCCGAACAATGCCTTGTGCACCGCCTGTTGCGCCTGGAATGCCAGGGCCGCACGTTCCTGGCCGTGGCAGGCGATCGGTTGCAGCAGGTGAATGTGCACATCGCCCCGATCATTGGCAAACAGGCGCATCAGATGCGACAGCAAGTCGTCATCGCCAATGAACGGTGCCAGCGAGTCCGGTTCGCCATTGCGCAGGTAACGGATCGCCACCGGCTGCAACGCCACTTCGGCATCGATGGCGGCTGACAACAGGCGACCATGGAAGGTGCGCAACGAACGGCCATCGGTGGTGGTCCCTTCGGGGAACATCAGCAGCGGATGAGCCTGTTCCAGGTGGCGGCTCATCTGTTTGCGGATCAACTGGCTGTCACCCGAACCGCGCCGGATAAACAGGCTGCCGGCCTTGGCGGCCAGCCATCCGGCCACGGGCCAGGTGCGCACTTCGGCCTTGGACAGGAACGACAGCGGGGTGAGCATGCCCAGCAACGGGATGTCGGTCCAGGACACATGGTTGCTGACCCACAGCATCGGAAGTTGCGGCAACTGGCCATGAACCGTCACGGAAAACGGCAGGGCATGGCTCAACCGCGCCATGAAGAACCGTGACCAGCGTTGGCGACGCACCATGGAGTTGGCAATCCCCAGGCGTTCGAACAACCCGAACAGGCAAGCC
Coding sequences within:
- a CDS encoding MFS transporter — encoded protein: MPLSLLILALSAFAIGTTEFVIMGLLPDVAADLGVSIPGAGWLVTGYALGVAIGAPFMALATARLPRKAALVALMGIFIVGNLLCAIASDYNVLMFARVVTALCHGAFFGIGSVVAAGLVAPNKRASAVALMFTGLTLANVLGVPLGTALGQEAGWRSTFWAVTVIGVIALIGLIRFLPAKRDEEKLDMRSELVALKGAGLWLSLSMTALFSASVFTLFTYVAPLLGEVTGVSPRGVTWTLVLIGLGLTLGNIIGGKLADKSLANTLMGVFVTMAVVSTVLSWTSAALIPSEITLFLWATACFAAVPALQVNVVTFGKAAPNLVSTLNIGAFNIGNALGAWVGGSVIDQGLGLTSVPLAAGALAVLALLVTLITFRQGGNADLAPATH
- a CDS encoding metalloregulator ArsR/SmtB family transcription factor; the encoded protein is MPLDLDEIIKALAHPVRRDILNWLKDPKVQFPEQLHNHEFGICAGQIDQRCGLSQSTVSAHLAVLQRAGLITSQKVGQWHFFKRNEEVIQQFLKQMSQEL
- a CDS encoding ACP phosphodiesterase, whose amino-acid sequence is MNYLAHLHLGGPGREQLLGSLYGDFVKGPLQGQYDPQIEAAIALHRRIDMYTDRHPLVDNALSRFSTVRRRYAGIVLDVFFDHCLARDWRLYGDGPLVDFTSRVYQVLTSEPQLPGRLAQIAPYMAADDWLGSYREFEVLGQVLRGISRRLSRPEELAGAMQELIRLYEPLSEDFRLFYPQLQDFAQSQVTPQD
- a CDS encoding lysophospholipid acyltransferase family protein codes for the protein MSRLRVYARIARVLLVVALGLSMACLFGLFERLGIANSMVRRQRWSRFFMARLSHALPFSVTVHGQLPQLPMLWVSNHVSWTDIPLLGMLTPLSFLSKAEVRTWPVAGWLAAKAGSLFIRRGSGDSQLIRKQMSRHLEQAHPLLMFPEGTTTDGRSLRTFHGRLLSAAIDAEVALQPVAIRYLRNGEPDSLAPFIGDDDLLSHLMRLFANDRGDVHIHLLQPIACHGQERAALAFQAQQAVHKALFGEIPEKQQAPMRPAAIAA